AAGATCAAAAAGAAATTGCGATACTAGAAATGGGTTTTGGAACAGGACTCAATGCGTTGCTTACCTACTTTGAAGCAGATAAATATCAAGTTTCTTTTAATTATGTGGGAGCAGAAGCTTATCCAGTTTCTCAAGAGGAAGCTGCAGCAATGGATTATGCTAGTCAGCTAGAGGAAGAGGACGCTACAAGCGTTTATAACGACTTACACGATGCTGCTTGGGAAAAGCAAATAGTAATAAGTGATCATTTTAAGCTTACAAAGCGTAAGCAGCGTTTTGAAGATATTACTGATAGTGAGGTTTTTGATTTAATTTATTTTGATGCCTTTGGACCAAGAGTTCAACCTACATTATGGACAGAAGCTATTTTTACTAAGATGTTTGCAGCTTTAAAGCCTAACGGTGTTTTGACAACATACTGCGCTCAGGGAGCTGCTCGTAGAGCAATGCAAGCTGTAGGTTTTCTAGTAGAGCGACTCCCAGGACCTCCAGGCAAACGCGAGATGTTGAGAGCGACTAAGCTTGTTCTCTAAGTTTTTCAAAAACTATTATAAAGAGATATCCACCTACATACGCAAGCATATCCCACCACGAGAACGAGGTACCTAGAATAATGCGTGACAATTTATTATCTGCTAGGCCAGTGTAGTTTATAAAGGAAATTGCTTGTAGGCCTTCTACTATAAAAGCAAATAGTAATACCGCCAGCGCAGTAATGTTTTTGCTTTTAAAACTTCTCGGGATATTAAACAATCCCATAATAAACACATAGATTAATACTACAACGATACTATCGCCTAGGTAGGGTCTTATGAAGTCGTCGTGTACGTAGAGAGCAATTAATATTTCCGTCGCTAGTAGGACTAAGAATGCGATGATGTATTTAAGTGATAAGCGCATTAGTTTTTGTGTTTAGAATGAGTGAATTGTAGTCCAAAAAAGGAAAGTATCATGATAGCTGCGTAGCCAAATGTGACTATCCAGGTTTTACTATTTATAAATGGATACCTTATTTGATACCATATATCGTTAGCAAGACTCATAGGGTTTTGAATAATATCCCAGCTA
The genomic region above belongs to Dokdonia sp. Dokd-P16 and contains:
- the mnmD gene encoding tRNA (5-methylaminomethyl-2-thiouridine)(34)-methyltransferase MnmD; translated protein: MKREIITTGDGSKTIHIAEWDEQYHSKHGAIQEARHVFLMTGVEHYVAQHQDQKEIAILEMGFGTGLNALLTYFEADKYQVSFNYVGAEAYPVSQEEAAAMDYASQLEEEDATSVYNDLHDAAWEKQIVISDHFKLTKRKQRFEDITDSEVFDLIYFDAFGPRVQPTLWTEAIFTKMFAALKPNGVLTTYCAQGAARRAMQAVGFLVERLPGPPGKREMLRATKLVL
- a CDS encoding DUF2809 domain-containing protein, whose protein sequence is MRLSLKYIIAFLVLLATEILIALYVHDDFIRPYLGDSIVVVLIYVFIMGLFNIPRSFKSKNITALAVLLFAFIVEGLQAISFINYTGLADNKLSRIILGTSFSWWDMLAYVGGYLFIIVFEKLREQA